A genomic stretch from Candidatus Nitrososphaera gargensis Ga9.2 includes:
- a CDS encoding urease subunit beta, whose product MIPGEYVLSSDPVLCNSNRKTIKITVSNKGDRPCQIGSHTHFFEVNRALDFPREKAFGYRLNIPAGTSVRFEPGDSKEVELCEIGGKRICFGFNGLTMGGLNSSIVMRAAVEKARQLGFNGA is encoded by the coding sequence ATGATCCCCGGAGAATATGTTTTGTCATCGGATCCCGTGCTATGCAACAGCAACAGGAAGACCATCAAGATCACTGTAAGCAACAAGGGAGATAGGCCCTGCCAGATAGGCTCGCATACCCACTTTTTCGAGGTAAATAGGGCCTTGGATTTTCCAAGGGAAAAGGCGTTTGGATACAGGCTAAACATTCCTGCAGGAACTTCTGTCAGGTTCGAGCCGGGCGATAGCAAGGAGGTGGAGCTGTGTGAAATTGGCGGCAAGAGGATATGCTTTGGGTTCAATGGCTTGACGATGGGCGGCCTGAATTCGAGCATAGTCATGCGCGCAGCAGTGGAAAAAGCCAGGCAGCTTGGCTTTAACGGAGCATAG
- a CDS encoding urease subunit gamma, whose protein sequence is MMLAPREMEKMWIWTASQIAEGRKKRGVKLNYPETVAYIANYVVEGAREGKSVAELMQSARSILKKSDVMPGVPELIHTVQVEATFPDGTKLVTVHDPIQ, encoded by the coding sequence ATGATGCTCGCACCAAGAGAAATGGAAAAGATGTGGATCTGGACGGCGTCCCAGATAGCCGAAGGGCGGAAAAAGAGAGGAGTCAAGCTGAACTACCCTGAAACGGTGGCATATATTGCAAACTATGTAGTTGAAGGCGCCCGCGAAGGCAAGAGCGTGGCTGAACTTATGCAATCTGCAAGATCTATTCTAAAGAAAAGCGATGTCATGCCCGGAGTCCCGGAGCTTATCCATACAGTACAGGTGGAAGCGACTTTCCCTGATGGAACAAAGCTGGTGACTGTGCATGATCCTATCCAATAG
- a CDS encoding urea transporter, whose protein sequence is MAIPTYSTGDPALDFFFTLFNGIAEVPLFSSPITGILILAGVFLASRKAGAMMVLAGLIGAGVAILAGADYGLVTFGLFGYNSILTGMAFWSGPFVKANKATFFISVFGAAITAFSWMAFAHLMGDMFALGSTAAGWAIPGFTSSFIFTTWALMYATKRFGHDIWPAPAPPPKEELIAGSGNPMTSDAGSFKWTPKEFMIATLKGVSQVTFVENWKTGVFWVVGLTLAFELAPFIAGVQDRPWWTNGYTAQWNEFSPLYLAGLMALLGSGIGVAMAILTKLPTAEIRMGLHGFNQVLVMIALTSFVPLTPQSFMMAVFATIGCCFLMPALQRFFGQWGLPALTGPFVFTAWIFLLATSGFQNIPAGLGWSRP, encoded by the coding sequence ATGGCCATTCCGACCTATTCAACAGGTGACCCGGCGCTAGATTTCTTCTTCACCCTCTTCAATGGAATAGCAGAAGTCCCTCTATTCAGTTCGCCGATTACTGGAATATTGATTCTCGCAGGTGTATTCTTGGCATCAAGAAAGGCAGGCGCGATGATGGTATTGGCTGGGCTGATAGGTGCAGGGGTTGCAATTCTCGCAGGTGCTGATTATGGGCTTGTAACATTTGGTCTGTTTGGGTACAACTCGATACTGACTGGCATGGCTTTCTGGTCAGGCCCCTTCGTCAAGGCGAACAAAGCGACATTCTTCATTTCGGTCTTTGGAGCCGCAATCACTGCATTCTCTTGGATGGCATTTGCCCATCTGATGGGCGACATGTTTGCGCTTGGCAGCACAGCAGCAGGATGGGCAATTCCCGGCTTTACGTCCTCGTTCATATTTACCACTTGGGCGCTCATGTATGCAACAAAGAGATTTGGCCACGACATATGGCCGGCTCCAGCGCCTCCACCAAAAGAAGAGCTCATAGCTGGCAGCGGAAATCCAATGACATCTGACGCTGGTTCGTTCAAATGGACGCCAAAAGAGTTCATGATCGCAACACTGAAAGGGGTTTCCCAGGTCACGTTCGTAGAAAACTGGAAAACGGGTGTATTCTGGGTTGTAGGGCTGACACTTGCTTTTGAGTTGGCTCCCTTCATAGCAGGGGTTCAAGATAGGCCTTGGTGGACAAACGGCTATACTGCCCAATGGAACGAGTTTTCGCCGCTCTACTTGGCAGGTCTGATGGCCCTCTTGGGATCAGGAATAGGCGTTGCGATGGCTATACTTACAAAGCTTCCCACGGCGGAAATACGGATGGGACTGCATGGCTTCAATCAGGTTCTGGTAATGATTGCGCTTACAAGTTTCGTTCCTCTCACGCCACAATCCTTCATGATGGCAGTGTTCGCAACCATAGGGTGCTGCTTCTTGATGCCTGCTCTTCAGAGGTTCTTTGGACAATGGGGACTGCCTGCACTGACGGGACCATTCGTATTCACTGCATGGATATTCCTCCTCGCAACGTCTGGATTCCAGAACATCCCTGCAGGATTAGGCTGGTCAAGGCCTTAA